Proteins encoded in a region of the Bacteroidota bacterium genome:
- a CDS encoding transposase: MDTYPISSKSLEKHYHINGDQLGQQYKDHLSNYRQWDQSSHAEEWLLFPENLGSQMSIDETSLSNGELYTILTNKAAGGKKGVLTAMIRGTKAEEIIAVLKRIPERKRAQVEEITLDMAGSMNQIVKCCFPKATQVIDRFHVQKLAYDALQEMRIAHRWEAINEESNALDNARWNKQEYVPFRFDNGDTKKQLLARSRYLLFKSPEKWSVGQKQRAHILFAQYPDIQKAFSLTHSLRLIFSKTKDKAVAYTKLAKWYNDVTDSGFKSFNTISATIYLHYPNILNFFDRRSTNASAESFNAKIKAFRTVLRGVSDTRFFLFRLTKIYA; encoded by the coding sequence TTGGATACTTACCCAATCAGCAGCAAAAGCCTTGAAAAACATTACCATATCAATGGAGACCAACTGGGTCAACAATACAAAGACCATTTGAGTAATTATCGGCAGTGGGATCAAAGCAGCCATGCTGAAGAATGGCTGCTTTTCCCGGAAAACCTGGGCAGTCAAATGAGTATTGACGAAACCTCACTGTCAAACGGAGAACTGTACACGATTCTGACCAACAAGGCAGCCGGGGGTAAAAAAGGAGTGCTGACGGCAATGATTCGGGGAACCAAAGCCGAAGAGATAATCGCCGTTTTAAAACGGATACCTGAGCGCAAACGGGCCCAAGTCGAAGAAATAACCTTAGACATGGCCGGATCAATGAACCAGATTGTCAAGTGCTGTTTTCCAAAAGCCACCCAGGTAATCGACCGTTTTCATGTTCAAAAGTTGGCCTATGATGCCCTGCAGGAAATGCGCATTGCTCACCGTTGGGAGGCCATCAATGAAGAATCCAATGCCCTTGACAATGCCCGCTGGAACAAACAGGAATATGTCCCCTTTCGTTTTGATAACGGCGATACAAAAAAACAATTACTGGCCCGGAGCCGCTATCTTTTGTTCAAATCGCCGGAAAAATGGAGTGTCGGGCAAAAACAAAGAGCTCACATCCTTTTTGCCCAGTATCCTGACATTCAGAAAGCCTTTTCTCTGACCCATTCATTAAGGCTTATCTTTTCTAAAACAAAAGATAAAGCAGTGGCCTATACCAAACTGGCCAAATGGTATAATGATGTTACTGACTCGGGATTTAAATCCTTCAATACAATCTCGGCAACCATTTACCTGCATTACCCTAATATCTTGAACTTCTTCGATCGCAGAAGCACTAATGCTTCTGCAGAATCATTTAATGCAAAAATCAAAGCTTTCCGTACTGTTCTTCGGGGAGTAAGTGATACCAGGTTCTTTTTATTCCGTTTAACTAAAATCTATGCCTGA
- a CDS encoding transposase has translation MDSKENQYNLLVKALLPSEIFNYFEITLVQLNKETIDVYLDELNVPPSKYEGQKLLSKGFHPAVDIQDFPIRERAVFLHVRRRKWQVESTGEIVSNTWDTVAQGTRYTKGFATFLKDVFGYLPNQQQKP, from the coding sequence ATGGATTCAAAAGAAAACCAATATAATTTGCTTGTAAAAGCATTATTACCATCCGAGATTTTCAATTATTTCGAAATCACTCTAGTTCAATTAAATAAAGAGACTATAGATGTTTACCTGGATGAGTTGAATGTTCCGCCCTCAAAATATGAAGGACAGAAATTACTTTCCAAAGGGTTTCATCCGGCAGTAGACATCCAGGATTTTCCGATTCGTGAACGGGCCGTTTTTTTGCATGTCAGAAGACGTAAATGGCAGGTAGAATCCACGGGCGAGATAGTGAGCAATACATGGGATACAGTAGCACAGGGGACGCGATACACAAAAGGTTTCGCGACTTTTTTAAAAGATGTTTTTGGATACTTACCCAATCAGCAGCAAAAGCCTTGA
- a CDS encoding MATE family efflux transporter — MVFELIQALGQEKTGKLLLQYSLPAIIATAASSLYNIIDRVFIGHGVGPLAIS, encoded by the coding sequence ATGGTTTTTGAACTGATCCAAGCATTAGGACAAGAAAAAACAGGAAAGCTTTTACTTCAATATTCCCTTCCGGCTATCATTGCAACTGCCGCATCGTCATTGTACAACATCATTGATCGTGTTTTTATCGGACACGGTGTAGGGCCATTGGCCATATCCG